Part of the Toxotes jaculatrix isolate fToxJac2 chromosome 1, fToxJac2.pri, whole genome shotgun sequence genome, tttatttatttagtttatttatttatctgtttttatttattaatttattaatgttttgttgttatgttatttttattttattcatttcttgtatgttaaatatttaaattatcattcatttaattaaacTGTTTACATTCTTTTGCAATTTCTTACGATAGGATTAGAACTGTTCAAGTCAATCTCTCAGGCCATCATCTGGAAGAAAACGTAGGCCTTCATACAcaagttttttaaaaagttaaatattaCCTCTTCCTCTGACTACAGATGTCAAAATTCACcatttaaaatatgttgtttaCTGTATGTTGTAATGTACAAATAAGGACCAACTAAACAGCTAGTcttacatgtactgtatgtattgtTTCACTCACACATCATAGGCATGCTGTCTTGTAATTGCTTACAGGAATTGttcatattttacttttgattggcatggtcttttttgtttgtactttgcTGGAGCATGAGTCAGACTGACACCTTTTCTTCTGCTCCTAACTTTTACTGTAAATGCCACTAAATTCTTTCTGCAAAAATGCCTCTAAAAATTATCTGTCTGGACTTCCTCACCGTCATCTCTGCTAATTATTATTTAAGTCTCAccatgtgtgtacgtgtgttctcgtctgtctttgtgtgttagccctgcgattgactggcggcCAGTatagggtgtaccccgcctctcgcctctttttgcatattatttcataaatgaaattaataaattGCACTGGCATTGATGCAGCAGTAATTCAATCCTTTTTAATATGTCTCCCTCTTCGCTCTCCTGGCTGCATTTATGATAGAACAATTGAAACGAACTGATTTCATGAATACATGCTTTTCTATCTATTGCTTTCCCTAATATTTGACTCTAGCCTTTtcttgtttacagcttgtttatAATAGATATTTTACTTGATGTCAATTCGAATTCACTGTTAAATTTGCCCACTGATTCAATTCATGATGTCCAGTGGAAGAGGAAATATTCAGATCCTTTCCTTAAGTAAAAGCCCTACTATCACGCTGTCAAAAGATTCCATTACTGACAGTGCTTATCagcattaaaagtaaaagtactcgaTGCAGGGAACTGGCCCTTGTGAATGTTATACTATTACATATTACATCATTAGATTTTTATTACTtgtgcattaatgtgtaagcagcattttacttttcagttttgtacacaaaatattaatttaaaaataattagtaGCTGTAGccatcaaataaatgtagtgtaaAAAGttcaatatttccctctgaaactTAGTGGTATAGTGAGTATAGTAGTATAGTAGCTCATGAAAGTGTCTGAAGTAAAAGAACTGGTACACCAACTttgtactgtacagtactgCTGATGTCTAAGTTGTAGCGCATTTGCTTCAGATCAATTGTCCGATGCTGATCTTACCTATTCCATGTAGTTAGGCTTTCAACTCCCCATTACCTCACATTCAAAACTTCAGTAGGACCTTTTCAACTATATTCCTTTGTCCTCAGATCTTAATAGACAGGCCTCAGATGGTAAAACTTTCTCTTAccagtctgcctctctctgaaaCAAATTCTCAGCTGCCATTTGGGATGCTGGCTTTATCAATCTACTCTCTTTTGACAGTGTCCAAGGACTTTTTGGTGGGTTACAAACAAAGTCTCCAGTGTAGGCAAGGTATAATTTCTTCAGCTCgacttttaattttaatgttacagTGTCATAGTTAAATGTCATGTCATTCAACACCGAGAAGATGGGCCACGGAATCTAGTATTTAGGATCATCACAGTGTCAGAGAGAGCCCACCTTTTTCTATAGTTCACACTGTCTATCACTATTGCTATGCAGTGCCTTGTGGTTTCTGTGGTGCTCCATTCTCCTAGAATGCCTTAAAGGGTTTGGCCTGTTTCATCTTCCAAACCACCCTGCCATGACTGTGCAACGCATTCACCAGATCTGTGAATAACTGATATTGGACCTACTACAAGCCCATTACTGGACTTACTGTGTCTCTCAGTCCCCATCTGTGGCACCTTTGCATAGTTTTTGAAATTTTTCTGCAAAGGTTTCTTCCCTTTCATAAGGTGTTAAGGCTTCTAGGGAGTTCATCCTCATCTTATTGGAAGTCTTGGGTCTTACTTTCTATCATTTTTGCTTTACTTcacctttaatttatttttttgtagtttcaAACGTTTTTCTGCAatggttttgtttattttctcatattgcatttttaataaagcaaaaaaaaaaaaaaaaaaaaaaaagcacatgcaATATATCGCGAGATTTGACGGAGTGCGTCAACGTTCACTTCCATCACTATGAAAAAGCTGCTACCATCTgctgaaaacaaatcagttatcttcaaatcattttcagtttctttttgtcATGTAAATCTATTTCACTTTACAGACATAGTTTGTTTTGATTAGAAAGTTTAACATAAGTTTAACATAATTTAAATCTGTATGCGTCATCACGTCATGCCGTTAACGGTCGTCACGTTGGACGTCAGCTGAGTGAGTGTTTTGAAAGGAGATGGCTGGTTAGCTGCTGAGCGAGTGGGATTACACTTCGGCGGAAACCGTAGCCAGCTAGGTAgctattttatatattttttgccaTATATGTCTAGAATATAACAGCCTATATGCCAGTACTGTTGGGACAGCTCCACTAGCCACGCAGCTGTCTCAGAATATTGTGTTAATAGCTTTGTAACGTACCGCGAGCAGTGcgagctaatgttagcttgcTAGGTGTGCTAACACAGCGCAATAGCTAACCTGATCGTAGGCTGAGTCTGACAGCAACGATGTCAAGACTTTGTTCTGAGATGTGTGGCACTCATACAGTCATTTAACGCTAGCGATCATCCAGCTTCGTTTACATTATTAGTCGACAGTACACGTGAAGTCATTTAGGAACTATTTTGTTAGCAGATACCCCGTGGTTTGCCAGGGGCTTCTCAGGGGATTGAGCTGACTTGTTGATTTCGCCATTAACCAGATTATGAACGGTGAAAGATCCAGACCGGACTCCCCCCTGTACGGGTGATGGCAGCACGTCTGCAGTCATATGACAGCAACTCCAGTGACACAGAAAACTGGGAACGAAAAGCGACAAGCCGACCTCGCAAACTGTGCAAGCATTCGAGGTGAGCCACATGTACAGTTTATAGAAACAGTGTAGTGTCAGGTCAGCCACTGTGATGCCGGGCTATAGATTAACCACATGTAAATATAAGTTATTGCTCAAAGCTATTTCAAATATAGCTATTTATAAATATACAAAATCAGCGCATCATATTATTTATCTTTGTTTCACATTGTTCCTGTCTTGTATTAAGTGAAAATTTTAATGCCACCAGTCAATAAGACTGTACTATCAGAACTTCCCTCAAGAACTGTGTTGTAACTGTGTTACAGGGTTTATGTAGATCACACAAGAAGTATGTCAAAACTCAGGTGCTTCTGGTTCTGTCGGAATAGACAGAaccagaaaacatgacatgcagaaatgacatgcagcagtgtgtgtgtcatattcTTGTTACAGGCTTACAGAATGTGGTAGGTCTGATtgttacatacatttttaaGGACTCTTATGTAAGATTGTTGGagtgaatatactgtatactatTCCTAATGTTTTACACACCCCTAAATAGTTGTATGTAAACCAGATGATGAAGATAAACAGTATGACAACCTTGTTGATTAATAAGGGAAAATCTGTcatatgttttggtttttttcatACTGGGATTTTGGTAATAAGTCCACAGAAGTAGTGAGCACAACATCTGTAAAGCTCTAAGCTTTAAGGTAAGACAGAAATGGGTgtgtcagtaaaataaaaatgtcctttgggcttgaggaaaagagagaaatgttaactatgcttttgttttgaaaagcagCAGTCAGGCCCGAGCATCTCGATTGGAGGCAGAACAGAGGAAGATGAGCCTGCATGGTGCCAGTGGGGGCTGTGACCGCTCACGTGACCGCCGCCGCTCCAGCGATCGCTCTAGGGACTCTTCACACGAGAGAGAAGGCCAGCTCACCCCCTGCATTCGCAACGTCACTTCACCCACCCGCCAACACAACAGTGGTGAGTATGCGTGGAAAGAATAGAGGGCTTATATGGATGTCATGTTAGAGGTCTGCAGCTCTTGGCAACTACGGTTGAGAAACAGCTGACTGCATTTATGAACTCACAGCTCAGGCATGGTTTATATCCCTCCTGTTTTTGGCTGCAAATTTATCAAGTGAGCATTAATCCACCTGTTTGTGTTCAGACCAAGACAGCTTGTAGTTTGACTGTCTGGATATAAGACAAATGTTCTGAGTGGGGCCCTTTCCAGTCTGATTGTTGTAAATCAGATATTACAAGTCATGGACCATCACTCAAATAGATTCCAGAGGTACTAATGGTACTAATGCATCTCATAAATACAAGAACCTAAAAAACGGAAAACTGTCCTTTCTCCGTTCTGCCTATGTATAGACCGTGAAAGAGATGGAGGCCCATCATCCAGGCCCAGCAGTCCAAGACCTCAGAGAGTCTCTCCCAGCGGTTCCAGCAGCAGCGGGGTGGTGAGCAGTCGCAACAGCAGCCTGTCGAGTACTGAAGGCACCTTCAAAAGCTTGGGAGTTGGAGAAATGGTTTTTGTCTACGAGAATCCCAAGGAGGGAGGAGCGAGTGCCACTGTCGGAAACCGAAACATTAGGACCTCAGAAAGAGTCACTCTAATTGTTGACAACACGCGCTTCGTAGTAGATCCTTCCATTTTCACTGCACAACCCAATACCATGCTGGGCAGGTACGGTACTCTTAAACATCATTCTCCTTATAGCTACAATAATTGAAAGTATTTCACTAATCAGTAATACATAAATTAGATATAGAATTAAATTATAATATGTAATGTGCTTATAAATGTAGATGCATTAGTGTGAATTTTGGATACCCTGTTTCTGTGATGCAGAGAATAAATAAAGCTTCTCTATTTCAGGATGTTTGGATCTGGAAGAGAACATAATTTCACACGGCCCAACGAGAAGGGGGAGTACGAGGTGGCTGAGGGCATCAGCTCAACGGTTTTCCGAGCAATTCTGGTGcgcctttctgttttttaatatcTATTACCTTAGACTAAAAACTTGAAAGCCCTCTCAGTATTATGCAATACAGTTTAACAGCAGGACAAACTATAACTTCCAGAATGTACATAAATATTCTATGTATGTTGACTACATTACACTTAGCTAGCTAGGCtaataaactgaaatattacCATACCAAATATACGGAAATTAAGTTTTGTGACACAGTGAGTGAACTAAAAAAGCTTTTGGTGACTGCTCTGGAACTGGTATGATTTGAATGAGGTTACATTTTGCTGTCAGTTTGTCTCACATCCCAAACCAACTCTGTTTCACATACACAACGTAATTAatgatttctgctttttttttttgcttttttatgtACAGTGGGGTCCATGTTCATGTTATAGATCAATGGGCTTTCATGTTATAGGTTAATGGAAAAACAGccttttacttttaaattactttttaaattactGCCTTTATTGTGATCTCTGTCTAATTGACAGGATTACTACAAATCTGGGATAATCCGTTGTCCTGATGGAATCTCCATCCCTGAGTTGCGGGAGGCGTGTGACTATCTATGCATCTCCTTCGACTACAGCACCATCAAATGCAGAGACCTTAGTGAGTATTCCCCTCTTGGGCACAGAAGCAGGTAGTGTTACATATTAACAGTGACATTTTGAGTGCGAGCAAACAGGAGGCACAAGGCAGCCTGGTCACTTTAACCCTCTACAACCTtatacagcaaaacaaaacacaaaatcaccaAACCATAAGCATTGTGGATTGTAGGTAGGACGTTTTTTCAGGATATAAATGAGGAGTGAACAGTTGTGAAAAGATGTCTATAACTAGATGGTCAGTGATATAGATTATCTCAGTTCTTCTGGGTTTTCTGTAGTGCCTTAGTGACTGCTGTCTTTTTGTATGCTTTTTGGTGTTATGTTTGTAGAAGTGCCTGGAGCTATTATGGCTGAAATGTTTGTACACGGCTCAAACTGCATTTGTTCATCAACACTCTGTAAACACTTTACAGCAGTACTTTATTGAGGTGTTATTTCTGCAGGTGTTGCTGAAATGGAGGCAAGGCTATTATTTTTTCTGCTATTTTCAAAGATGCTTCACTTGCTGAAACACGCTGTCAGAGTAGATATCTGCTGAACTGACttttaaaaatttgattttatgCTTCACTCCAGTTTAAAACCCGCTGGCTGTTTAAATGATAAGTGTCATCCAAGGTGACATCAAAAACAATTGTCAATAAAATCTCAAATTAtagaatattaaatattattaaataatattttgtgATTATAAAAGCCCCATGCAAGTGAGCCATGTCTCCATCATCAGCATGGATATGGAGACATGCAATGCATGATGGACAATCTGAGTGCTGCCACAGACTGTTTCACATCTTCTAACCTAGTCTCCTTCGTTTTCAGGTGCCCTGATGCATGAGCTGTCCAATGATGGAGCTCGGCGACAATTTGAGTTTTACCTGGAGGAAATGGTTCTGCCTTTGATGGTGGCTAGTGCTCAGAGTGGCGAGAGGGAATGTCACATTGTTGTCCTTACTGATGATGATGTGGTGGACTGGGATGAAGAATATCCACCACAGATGGGAGAAGAGTATTCACAGAGTGAGTTACACTCTAATTCagaatacagacacacaggtctatgcacatacaaaacacaaatatgtgataagcattgttgttttttgtacTTTGCAGTCATCTACAGCACAAAACTGTACAGATTTTTCAAGTATATTGAGAACCGAGATGTTGCCAAATCAGTTTTAAAGGAGAGAGGGTTAAAGAAAATAAGACTGGGCATTGAAGGTAAGTGTAACTTTTCACTGATAAATACTGATGTTTTTTCAGAAAAGTTAGCTTTCAGTAAAATGCTTATTATTCAGACAAGCCATTGTTCGAGGTGCTGGCAGTAAAACAAGCCAAAGGTTTCACTAATAGTATGTGCAAAATGTATGAGCAGAATAATACTCTGAAAGTAGTGCTTATTTTGGCCAGCAGCTCAattatcagacagctgtccagaaaacatgcagaaaacacaaatatatcaCAGTCTGTCTTCTTTGCTGTCAGATTGGGAAGAAGAGGGAAACAGTtaacatgcattaaaaaaaacttcagttaGTTAGTGTCTCTTTAAGACACTAAcccaaatgaataaaatgcagtgataaataataatgaagCATGTGACTTAGGACAGCCGCTGTATAGAAGTATTTGTAATTGCAAATGGGTTAAGCCATCTGAAAAAGGCTCACGTAAAAcagctgtcagaaaacagttttttttatagatcAACACGAACGGTATCTGCCAAGATACAAAATGACATGTTAATTGAACTGAttgaaatctgtttttcatgatGTGATTTTTAGCATGAAAGTGATGCTGGATAATATTATAGCCTGAAGTAGACAACGCAGCTGTGTAGGCATGAGACAAAATACACTCTGTTTCACAATACAAAATAAGTGTGATACAAAATGCTTCTGCCCCATTTAATGAAATTCACCCACACTCAAAAAGTTTCCCTGCTGTGTTCAGTCAGTTTAACAGCTGGGGTTCTGAGACATCTGTAGAAAATACAGAAGTTACAGAAGACTGTCTGAATGTTTTGTGCACTgctttgcttaaaaaaatg contains:
- the btbd10b gene encoding BTB/POZ domain-containing protein 10 isoform X2, with the translated sequence MAARLQSYDSNSSDTENWERKATSRPRKLCKHSSSQARASRLEAEQRKMSLHGASGGCDRSRDRRRSSDRSRDSSHEREGQLTPCIRNVTSPTRQHNSDRERDGGPSSRPSSPRPQRVSPSGSSSSGVVSSRNSSLSSTEGTFKSLGVGEMVFVYENPKEGGASATVGNRNIRTSERVTLIVDNTRFVVDPSIFTAQPNTMLGRMFGSGREHNFTRPNEKGEYEVAEGISSTVFRAILDYYKSGIIRCPDGISIPELREACDYLCISFDYSTIKCRDLSALMHELSNDGARRQFEFYLEEMVLPLMVASAQSGERECHIVVLTDDDVVDWDEEYPPQMGEEYSQIIYSTKLYRFFKYIENRDVAKSVLKERGLKKIRLGIEGYPTYKEKVKKRPGGRPEVIYNYVQRPFIRMSWEKEEGKSRHVDFQCVKSKSITNLAAAAADIPQDQLVVMHPGPQVDELDILPNHPPSGNHYSNNYSNEPDPDAPSPAV
- the btbd10b gene encoding BTB/POZ domain-containing protein 10 isoform X1, whose amino-acid sequence is MAARLQSYDSNSSDTENWERKATSRPRKLCKHSSSSQARASRLEAEQRKMSLHGASGGCDRSRDRRRSSDRSRDSSHEREGQLTPCIRNVTSPTRQHNSDRERDGGPSSRPSSPRPQRVSPSGSSSSGVVSSRNSSLSSTEGTFKSLGVGEMVFVYENPKEGGASATVGNRNIRTSERVTLIVDNTRFVVDPSIFTAQPNTMLGRMFGSGREHNFTRPNEKGEYEVAEGISSTVFRAILDYYKSGIIRCPDGISIPELREACDYLCISFDYSTIKCRDLSALMHELSNDGARRQFEFYLEEMVLPLMVASAQSGERECHIVVLTDDDVVDWDEEYPPQMGEEYSQIIYSTKLYRFFKYIENRDVAKSVLKERGLKKIRLGIEGYPTYKEKVKKRPGGRPEVIYNYVQRPFIRMSWEKEEGKSRHVDFQCVKSKSITNLAAAAADIPQDQLVVMHPGPQVDELDILPNHPPSGNHYSNNYSNEPDPDAPSPAV
- the btbd10b gene encoding BTB/POZ domain-containing protein 10 isoform X3 translates to MSLHGASGGCDRSRDRRRSSDRSRDSSHEREGQLTPCIRNVTSPTRQHNSDRERDGGPSSRPSSPRPQRVSPSGSSSSGVVSSRNSSLSSTEGTFKSLGVGEMVFVYENPKEGGASATVGNRNIRTSERVTLIVDNTRFVVDPSIFTAQPNTMLGRMFGSGREHNFTRPNEKGEYEVAEGISSTVFRAILDYYKSGIIRCPDGISIPELREACDYLCISFDYSTIKCRDLSALMHELSNDGARRQFEFYLEEMVLPLMVASAQSGERECHIVVLTDDDVVDWDEEYPPQMGEEYSQIIYSTKLYRFFKYIENRDVAKSVLKERGLKKIRLGIEGYPTYKEKVKKRPGGRPEVIYNYVQRPFIRMSWEKEEGKSRHVDFQCVKSKSITNLAAAAADIPQDQLVVMHPGPQVDELDILPNHPPSGNHYSNNYSNEPDPDAPSPAV